The sequence below is a genomic window from Candidatus Thiodiazotropha endoloripes.
GAGATCCAGGCCGAATTACAAACTGAATCGGGCATAGCCACCATCAAAGGCGAGGGTAAAGGTGCAATATCCGCTTTCATCGATGCTTTGTCCCAACGGAGCGGCGCAGCGATTCAGGTCATCGATTATGTGGAACACGCGATTGGCGAGGGTGCGGATGCCGAAGCGGCGGCGTATGTCCTGTTGAACTATATGGGGCACCGTACAGCCGGCGCATCGATCAGCCGGGACACGGTCAATGCCTCATTGAATGCGGTGCTCTCCGCAATCAACCTGGCGATGACCGAACAGCAGGCTGCCTGACAGATACGATGAAAGGTGGCCTGCCTGTCAGACAGGTCAAGGCCACCTCAATCAACCCGCCAGCCAAAAGCAGAGCGGACTGCTGATCAGCTACTGGCGAATTCCTTCAATCGAGAGTTCCAGTTCTACTGTTTTAGAGGCTGGCCCCAAATCGAATGGGATACCGAAATCGGCCAGGGCAATCTCAGTGGTGCCAAAGAAGCCGCGACGATAGCCACCCCAGGGATCGTCACCATGCCCGATATGCTGCACATCGATCTCCACCGGCTTGGTGACACCACGCAGGGTCAACTCACCCTGCAGACTGGCCTTGCCATCACCCAGCTCCTTGAAGCCGGTAGAGACAAATTTTGCGGTCGGATACTTATCCACGTAGAGGAAGTCTTCCCCACGAAGGTGTTTATCACGCTCGGCGTGATTACTGTCGACGCTCGCCGGTTTGATATCGACCATCACTTTGGCTGCTGCAGGATTCTTTTCGTCATAGCTGAACTGACCACTGAAATCGTTGAAGCGACCAAACAGCCAGCTATAACCCAGATGCTTGATTCTGAACTGTATGAAGGCATGAGCGCCTTTTTTATCAATGGTGTATTCCGCAGCATGTAACGGCAGAACAACGGCAAATGAAAGTAAACCCAATAACAAATATCGCTTAATCATTTCCAAGTACTCCTAAGTAGTATTTCGGGGATCACTCCCCGGCAAAAAAACCAGCAGACAAAACCTTCCAGATCAATCTGCTGATGGATCTCTTCTTGAAGAGTGTCCCGCTAGGCTTCAACCCGGCCTCTCTTCAGTTGTTGGGTAATGGTGGCAACCCGGGTGCCGTAGGCTTCCGCCGTAGCCAGGTCACCGGTGGAAGGTGCATCTCCGGGATTGACCTGAAAACTGGCCGCCATTGGGCCTATATAGGAACCAAGCCGATTCAACACTTCCGGTCCTGGACCCTGAATATGGTTCATTGATTCCGGATCACTGGCTGCCGGATGCATCCCCAGGCTGACGAAGATCATGCCTTGTTGCATGGCATTGATCATGAGGCCGACCAGGGTGTTCATCTTGTCGCCCGAGAAGGAGCTCGAGTTGGTAAAGGCGCCGGCCACCTTGTCCTTCCAGGCCTGGGTGAACCATTTGGCCGCAGCAGTTTCGAGAAACTTTTTCATCTCAGCCGACATACTGCCCATATAGGTCGGACTGCCGAAGATAATGGCATCCGCATCATCCAGCCGATCCAGATCGGCTCCAGCCTCCTCTGCGGTGAGCAGCAGGGCTTCAACACCATCGACAGCGGCGGCTCCCCGCTCCACGGCTTCTGCCTGTAACTTGGTATGCCCAAATCCGCTGTGATAGATAATGGCCACAGTTGTCATAGCGATTTCTCCTCATACTGAATTGAATCATTGGTTTGATTGTTCATATTGATTAGCGACCCAACATCCGCAGCAGGGTCTGGTCACGATCAAAAAAGTGGTGCTTGAATGCGGCTAACAGATGCAGTGCGGAGACCACAACCACACTCCAGGCCAGATAGAGATGCACCTTCCCGGCGATATCCTCCTGTTGATCCAGACCACTGATAGTGGCGGGGATGGCAAACCAGTCGAACACCTCCAAAGGCCTGCCATCGGCGGTCGAAATCAGATAACCACTGACCATCAACAGGAACAGCATCAGATAGAGCAGCAGATGAACCCACACGGCAGTCACTCGTTCATAGGGTTTGTGGCTCTGCAGATGGGCCGGCCTTGGGTTGCCAAGACGCCAGATCAGCCTGAACAGCAGCACAAAGAACAGCATCACGCCGATTCCTTTGTGCCACCAGGGTCCAAGCTGATACCAGGCATCGTAGTAACCTAGGCTGCGCATCCACAGGCCCAGACCGAACAGGCCGTAGACGGTAACGGCCACCAGCCAGTGCAGACCGATGGCCACCGCACCATAACGCTCCCTATCATTCCGCATCCTCATCAGAAGCGACCCTCCTGGTAGTCACTGAAAGCCTGTTTGATCTCATCCTCGGTGTTCATCACGAAGGGACCGCCTCGGGCAATCGGTTCACCCAGCGGCTCTCCCGCAACCAGTATCATCCGGCTCGGCTGTTGCGCTGTGATCTCTATCCCAGGCGCTTGATCCAACACCGCCAGCCTCCTGCCGCTCAGTGATTGCCCACCGATCTCAACAGCACCACTCAGCAGATAGACAAATGCGTTGTAGTGGGCTTCGATCGGCTCGATAAACTGTGCACCCTCCTCAAGCGTTATATCGAAGAAGCGTGCAGGCGTCTTCAGATCCCTTACCGGTCCCCGGGTATGCTGTGAGGTCTCACCGGCAATGACCCGAATCTCGACACCGTCGCTCCGCTGTTCCAGGGGGATCTCCTGTTGATCAAACTCCTGGTAGCGGGGCTCTGTCATTTTGTCTCTGGCCGGCAGATTGACCCAGAGCTGAAAGCCGGCCAGCAGCCCATCCTGCTGTTGCGGCATTTCCGAATGGATCACACCCCGGCCTGCGGTCATCCACTGCACACCGCCGGTTTGCAGAATCCCGGTGTGACCTGCATTGTCCCGGTGTTCCAGCTTACCGGCCATCAGATAGGTCACGGTTTCAAATCCACGGTGCGGATGGGGTGGGAAACCACCGATGTAGTCATCCGGGTCGTCTGAACGAAAATCATCCAACAGCAGAAACGGATCGAGTTGCATCAACTGTGGCCCACCAATCAGGCGGGTCAATCGAACACCCGCACCATCAGCGGTCTCCTGTCCGGTGAGAATCTGCTGCACAGAGCGTGTTTTATTGAGTACTTCCGACATGGCAACCTCCAAGCTAGAAACCTAGCGTTTCAATTGGTTATAGGCAGATTGTAGATTGCTATTTCAGGATATAAAGACAGTAAAATAGGAAACACTATTGCATTATTTGCAACAATAACCGATCCTATACGAACAAATGTCCTAATTATTCAGGAAATTCCAAAGGTTGCAGACCTTTAACATGTGGGGAGTCGGCGCATGAATCGCCTGGAGTCTCTGGAGAGTTTTGTCGCTGTTGTGGAATCCGGCCAGTTCACCATCGCTGCGGATCGATTGGGAATCGGTAAATCGGTGATCAGCCGGCGTGTCTCCGAGCTGGAAGAGCATCT
It includes:
- a CDS encoding YceI family protein; translated protein: MIKRYLLLGLLSFAVVLPLHAAEYTIDKKGAHAFIQFRIKHLGYSWLFGRFNDFSGQFSYDEKNPAAAKVMVDIKPASVDSNHAERDKHLRGEDFLYVDKYPTAKFVSTGFKELGDGKASLQGELTLRGVTKPVEIDVQHIGHGDDPWGGYRRGFFGTTEIALADFGIPFDLGPASKTVELELSIEGIRQ
- a CDS encoding cytochrome b, whose protein sequence is MRMRNDRERYGAVAIGLHWLVAVTVYGLFGLGLWMRSLGYYDAWYQLGPWWHKGIGVMLFFVLLFRLIWRLGNPRPAHLQSHKPYERVTAVWVHLLLYLMLFLLMVSGYLISTADGRPLEVFDWFAIPATISGLDQQEDIAGKVHLYLAWSVVVVSALHLLAAFKHHFFDRDQTLLRMLGR
- a CDS encoding pirin family protein, with amino-acid sequence MSEVLNKTRSVQQILTGQETADGAGVRLTRLIGGPQLMQLDPFLLLDDFRSDDPDDYIGGFPPHPHRGFETVTYLMAGKLEHRDNAGHTGILQTGGVQWMTAGRGVIHSEMPQQQDGLLAGFQLWVNLPARDKMTEPRYQEFDQQEIPLEQRSDGVEIRVIAGETSQHTRGPVRDLKTPARFFDITLEEGAQFIEPIEAHYNAFVYLLSGAVEIGGQSLSGRRLAVLDQAPGIEITAQQPSRMILVAGEPLGEPIARGGPFVMNTEDEIKQAFSDYQEGRF
- a CDS encoding flavodoxin family protein, with protein sequence MTTVAIIYHSGFGHTKLQAEAVERGAAAVDGVEALLLTAEEAGADLDRLDDADAIIFGSPTYMGSMSAEMKKFLETAAAKWFTQAWKDKVAGAFTNSSSFSGDKMNTLVGLMINAMQQGMIFVSLGMHPAASDPESMNHIQGPGPEVLNRLGSYIGPMAASFQVNPGDAPSTGDLATAEAYGTRVATITQQLKRGRVEA